The Persephonella sp. IF05-L8 genome contains a region encoding:
- the rpsJ gene encoding 30S ribosomal protein S10 produces the protein MQEKIRIKLKAFDHKALDQSVKQIIDTVKRSGGVIKGPIPLPTQRKIWCVHRSPHKFEQSREHFEMRIHKRLIDIENATPQTIEALMDISLPAGVDVEIKLS, from the coding sequence ATGCAAGAGAAGATAAGAATAAAACTTAAAGCTTTTGACCATAAAGCACTTGACCAGTCTGTTAAGCAAATTATAGATACAGTGAAAAGAAGCGGTGGGGTTATAAAAGGCCCCATCCCTCTTCCTACACAAAGAAAGATATGGTGTGTACATAGGTCACCACACAAATTTGAGCAGTCAAGAGAACATTTTGAGATGAGAATTCATAAAAGATTAATAGACATTGAAAATGCTACTCCACAGACAATAGAAGCATTAATGGACATCAGCCTGCCAGCAGGTGTTGATGTAGAAATAAAATTAAGCTAA